A genomic segment from Agelaius phoeniceus isolate bAgePho1 chromosome 2, bAgePho1.hap1, whole genome shotgun sequence encodes:
- the LOC129117293 gene encoding taste receptor type 2 member 40-like, with translation MLPPLLIVSISIVAVEVVVGFIGNGFITTVNTINWIKSKKTSSADMILIFLSTSRFILQVTVLMHIYSLYFADMFKLASVYKDFGAVWMFVNHSSLWFSTWLYVLYCVKIINTTHWLLLQIKCRIAGMVPWLLFGSLVISSMTSLPLLWITPSTYLCSSTGNCRENSTAHVMDWDSSSLYLLVLYFVGCFFPLVLSVVTSALLITSLWKHRKTMQCYADTFTDAMIDVHLNAIKSIISFLILYLSSFVAQILLILSTSQSKDVVKVAVSLVVAGAYPSMHSIILIRVNSKLKLAFRNLCLHFKCHLEDKPPSPRLERDTLQ, from the coding sequence ATGTTGCCACCACTTCTTATTGTTTCAATAAGCATTGTAGCTGTTGAAGTTGTTGTTGGATTTATTGGAAATGGATTTATTACAACTGTTAATACCATTAATTGgatcaaaagcaaaaaaacatcTTCTGCTGATATGATCCTGATTTTTCTAAGCACATCAAGGTTTATCTTGCAGGTGACAGTCCTGATGCACATCTACAGCCTCTACTTTGCTGACATGTTTAAGTTGGCTTCAGTGTACAAGGACTTTGGTGCTGTGTGGATGTTTGTAAACCATAGCAGCTTGTGGTTCAGTACCTGGCTCTATGTACTGTACTGTGTAAAAATAATCAATACCAcccactggctgctgctgcaaatcAAGTGCAGAATAGCTGGGATGGTCCCATGGCTTCTTTTTGGATCGCTGGTGATCTCCTCTATGACTTCTCTTCCTTTACTATGGATTACACCCAGCACTTACCTGTGCAGCTCAACAGGGAActgcagagaaaacagcacAGCTCATGTCATGGACTGGGATAGTTCATCTCTCTACTTGCTGGTTCTTTATTTTGTAGGTTGCTTTTTCCCTCTAGTACTCTCCGTGGTGACCTCAGCTCTGTTAATTACTTCTCTGTGGAAACACAGAAAGACAATGCAATGTTATGCAGATACTTTCACGGATGCTATGATAGATGTTCACCTAAATGCTATTAAATCCATTATTTCTTTCTTAATCCTGTATCTTTCCAGTTTTGTAGCTCAAATTCTGTTGATACTCTCGACATCTCAAAGTAAAGATGTAGTGAAAGTTGCAGTATCCTTAGTTGTAGCTGGGGCATATCCTTCCATGCACTCAATTATCCTGATTAGAGTCAATTCAAAACTGAAATTGGCGTTTAGGAACCTTTGCCTGCATTTTAAGTGTCATTTGGAAGATAAGCCTCCAAGCCCCAGGCTTGAGAGAGACACTCTCCAGTAA